One part of the Candida albicans SC5314 chromosome R, complete sequence genome encodes these proteins:
- the POP3 gene encoding Pop3p (Putative RNase MRP and nuclear RNase P component; decreased repressed by prostaglandins; Spider biofilm induced) produces MYCNLEKYTAHKKNIVVKSFCDERDPKTMNKSNKVKKPSVAKVSTKAASSSLKSQEAKRKQVFRPILDNSFTQSNQWPFIEPTIANDIVDLLEVLLKMQDSTFKYRGFNPTVSALEKQAAANRGIHKNACVQIKYVFVCKYDISPATLTNVFPTLCFTASKSAEDRVKLIQLPRGSLERLSKALGVDRVGIFGLTKDTEGAQPLFDLINENVKDIEAPWLDCIFREEMVFNQPNTKHVASTVGRKKNK; encoded by the coding sequence atgtATTGTAATCTAGAGAAATATACCGCgcataaaaaaaatatagtAGTAAAATCTTTTTGCGATGAGAGAGACCCCAAGACTatgaataaatcaaataaagtCAAGAAACCTTCGGTGGCCAAAGTCTCAACTAAAGCTGCTTCATCATCACTCAAGTCTCAGGAAGCAAAGAGAAAACAAGTTTTCCGTCCAATTCTCGATAACTCATTTACACAATCAAACCAATGGCCATTTATAGAACCAACTATTGCAAACGATATTGTTGATCTACTAGAAGTATTGCTAAAAATGCAAGACTCTACATTTAAATACCGTGGGTTTAATCCAACTGTGTCTGCTCTTGAAAAACAAGCAGCTGCTAATCGTGGTATACATAAAAATGCTTGTGTACAAATAAAGTATGTATTTGTGTGCAAGTACGATATATCCCCAGCAACGCTCACAAATGTGTTTCCTACGTTGTGTTTCACGGCGTCAAAAAGTGCTGAAGATCGGGTTAAGCTAATCCAGTTACCAAGAGGAAGTCTAGAACGGTTATCGAAAGCACTTGGGGTAGATAGAGTTGGTATATTTGGTCTAACTAAAGATACTGAAGGGGCACAACCGTTATTTGATCttataaatgaaaatgtcAAAGATATTGAAGCTCCTTGGCTAGACTGTATTTTCCGTGAGGAGATGGTATTTAATCAACCTAACACAAAGCATGTGGCAAGTACTGTAGgtagaaagaaaaacaagTAG
- the VPS52 gene encoding Vps52p (Protein required for hyphal growth; has similarity to S. cerevisiae Vps52p), whose product MSALKSLQQILPLKNDQPLDELNPTPISTELSLEHYRASLQQSNNENLAKCVSQFESFNHKIKEHKKKLIVVGEIIEEFSNELNNLSSSLISLEQQSNSLSKDSKLQRSITERLNPVILDLMIPPEIARSVLQEDITPQWLENLKFITEKRQLLHTLPETKSKDQLKEGIELLQDKAIERIRDFIILQIRMLRSSSKSSSQLIQQKLLEVKDAFQFLSSHHQKLAEQLRSAYVYTMRWYYQSKFSKYLYALEKLQIRRVDSAVLGDNKAGEYFTLFEKRFEILHSDQSAMPSQIAETSPFPYWVEFVFNQFSMAVVDNVIVEYLFTIEFFYQGEEKDNSWAEEMFKNVFQIGQEFLTYISNTLDAYGILFIIRLVQKSQAKLHEVHIPVLDDYLNSLLLILWPHFTKIVDANCEAMKRTMLKGKKATGLAPISITQQFAQFFSALLELSVNEAEPLISSIIRLRNEYESYLMRSTSLSGTEKEIFLYNNYFLVLSVLKNQTSNSFLEEQILHFQTLTDAYTKH is encoded by the coding sequence ATGTCAGCATTGAAATCATTACAGCAGATCCTTCCCCTAAAGAACGACCAGCCCTTAGATGAACTAAATCCAACACCCATATCAACCGAGTTGTCCCTAGAACATTATCGAGCAAGtcttcaacaatcaaataacGAAAACTTAGCCAAATGTGTATCACAATTCGAATCTTTTAATcacaaaataaaagagcataaaaagaaattgatcgTAGTTGGTGAAATAATTGAAGAGTTTTCgaatgaattgaataaccTTTCGTCGAGTTTGATTTCATTGGAACAACAGTCCAACAGCTTGTCCAAGGACTCTAAATTACAAAGGAGTATAACTGAAAGACTTAATCCCGTAATTTTAGACTTGATGATACCGCCAGAAATTGCTCGATCTGTCTTGCAGGAGGATATTACTCCACAATGGTTggaaaacttgaaatttatCACCGAAAAAAGACAACTCCTCCATACTTTGCCAGAAACTAAATCCAAAGATCAGTTGAAAGAAGGAATAGAACTTCTTCAAGACAAGGCAATTGAACGAATAAGAGATTTTATAATATTGCAGATACGAATGTTGCGGTCGTCGTCCAAGTCGTCGTCGCAACTTATTCAGCAAAAGCTATTGGAAGTAAAAGATGCATTCCAATTTTTGCTGTCCCACCATCAAAAATTGGCAGAACAGTTGAGGTCTGCTTATGTCTATACTATGCGATGGTACTACCAAAGCAAGTTCTCCAAATACCTTTATGCGTTGGAAAAATTGCAGATACGCCGTGTCGATAGTGCAGTTCTTGGGGACAACAAGGCAGGAGAATATTTTAcattgtttgaaaaaagattCGAAATATTACACTCTGACCAATCGGCAATGCCGTCTCAAATTGCTGAGACCTCACCCTTTCCTTATTGGGTTGAATTTGTATTCAACCAGTTTTCAAtggctgttgttgataatgtgATAGTAGAGTACTTGTTCACAATAGAATTTTTTTACCAGGGTGAAGAGAAAGACAACTCGTGGGCTGAGGAAATGTTCAAGAATGTTTTCCAAATCGGTCAAGAATTCCTCACCTATATCAGCAATACTTTAGATGCTTATGGgatattgtttataatAAGATTAGTACAAAAGTCACAGGCTAAATTGCATGAGGTGCACATACCAGTTCTCGACGATTACCTTAactctttgttgttgatactTTGGCCGCATTTCACTAAGATTGTCGATGCCAATTGCGAGGCTATGAAGCGGACCATGTTAAAGGGCAAGAAGGCAACGGGACTAGCACCAATTAGTATCACACAACAGTTTGCCCAATTCTTTTCTGCATTGCTAGAATTATCTGTTAATGAAGCAGAACCGCTTATTTCATCCATAATTAGGTTGAGAAACGAGTACGAGAGCTATTTGATGAGATCCACATCATTGAGTGGCACCGAAAAAGAGATCTTTTTGTACaataattatttcttgGTCTTGAGTGTCCTTAAGAACCAGACCAGCAACTCTTTCCTTGAAGAGCAGATTTTACATTTCCAAACGTTGACAGATGCATATACTAAACATTAA
- the RFC4 gene encoding replication factor C subunit 4 (Putative heteropentameric replication factor C subunit; flucytosine induced; periodic mRNA expression, peak at cell-cycle G1/S phase): MSKPVTLELPWVEKYRPKKLEDIVGNEETVERLKLIVQDGNMPNMIISGLPGIGKTTSIHCLAYELLGDEHYHQATMELNASDDRGIDVVRNKIKQFAQTKISLPPGRQKIIILDEADSMTPGAQQALRRTIEIYSNTTRFAFACNQSSKIIEPLQSRCAILRYNRLSDEEVLARLLEIIKMEDVKYNTEGLQALIFTAEGDMRQAINNLQSTVAGFGFVNDVNVFKIVDQPHPLVIQSILLSCLKDKDIDKALGLLDGLWYKGYSAIDIVTSTFKVAKTIPNISEQKRLDVIKEIGFAHMRVLEGVATYLQLCGLYAKICDL, translated from the coding sequence ATGTCTAAACCAGTTACGTTAGAACTACCATGGGTAGAAAAATATAGACCCAAGAAACTTGAGGATATTGTTGGGAACGAAGAGACGGTTGAAagattaaaattgattgttcaGGATGGGAATATGCCAAACATGATTATATCTGGATTACCAGGGATTGGTAAAACAACCTCGATTCATTGTCTTGCCTATGAGTTATTGGGGGATGAACATTACCATCAAGCTACTATGGAGTTGAATGCATCTGACGATAGAGGAATTGATGTTGTACgtaataaaatcaaacaatttgCTCAGACAAAGATTCTGTTACCACCAGGACGACAAAAGATCATTATTCTAGATGAAGCCGATTCAATGACCCCAGGTGCCCAACAGGCTTTGAGAAGAACCATAGAAATTTATTCTAATACTACAAGATTTGCATTTGCTTGTAATCAATCGCtgaaaattattgaacCTTTGCAGTCACGTTGTGCGATTTTGAGATATAACAGATTGTCCGACGAAGAGGTTTTGGCGAGGTTGTTAGAAATTATCAAGATGGAAGATGTAAAGTATAATACTGAGGGTTTACAGGCTTTGATATTTACTGCTGAGGGGGATATGAGACAAGCTATTAATAACTTGCAGAGTACTGTTGCTGGGTTTGGGTTTGTTAATGATGtcaatgttttcaaaattgttgatcaaCCGCATCCACTTGTTATACAGCTGATCTTGCTCAGCTGCCTCAAAGACAAAGATATAGACAAAGCTCTTGGGTTGCTTGATGGGCTTTGGTACAAGGGATACTCTGCTATTGATATTGTGACACTGACATTCAAAGTGGCCAAAACCATACCCAATATCAGTGAACAAAAGAGATTGGATGTGATCAAAGAAATTGGGTTTGCCCATATGCGGGTGTTGGAGGGTGTTGCTACATATTTACAATTGTGTGGTTTGTACGCAAAGATATGTGACCTTTAA